Genomic segment of Arachis hypogaea cultivar Tifrunner chromosome 11, arahy.Tifrunner.gnm2.J5K5, whole genome shotgun sequence:
TtgaccctttttttttaaaaaaaaaatataaactatgtaaaatgtaatataattttttaatatacaaaaaaaaatatatcatgtatcaaaaaaataatataaagataTATAAATGTATAATACAACTTCTTGACTTGTAtggatattaattaataaaaatattaaaattatctaatttttttcttattttagtttaaCAAGCAATACGAGTGAACTCGTTTAATTAACTTATCAGCTTGGACGAGTCAACttagtatttaactatttattggTTTGTTTAAAAAAGAGtcaactattttttaattttaactcgCCACTCATGATAAATTTACTCAAATTCGCGGGTTTGTCCATTTGACAACTCTACTTCTTTCCCTTCAATTTCTGAGTTCCATacgttaatttttaatttttgtcaccCTTTCACCCGGTAATAATTCATTTCTTACATGATTACAtcatttcctcatctcatttgaaTAGCAAAGCGCCACTATAATAAACTAATTCACTCTTTTATTGTAAGGTATAAGCCATATAATTGTAATTcagttttttgtttgtttagtttttaataattatttctcTCGCATAGTCATTGTAAGTTGCAACCAATATAACCTTGGAAAGATGGATAAAATTCTTGCATGGAACgattaattattattgatcaaCATAGAGATTATTGCTCTTTGAATCGTTTATGTAAGATCCATACACTTTATTTCATATATCTCTATACATAGTACTAATCAGTTGCAACAAAATTGGCAGCATTTCTTTCTGTCTCAAGCTTCCCACATAATCTTGGATTTATGTACCTGAAATTTATTAGGGTTTGGAACACTCTTAATCGGAATGGTTAAAGTGACAGGGATAATACTTTTTTTTCCCCGGCATGATGAAAATAGCATAGGTACGGTTCGGCAGCAAGAAAACTGCAAACTTATCTCTTTACTTCAACTGAATTATTATAATTGTAAATTCCGTTAAAAGAAACTATTATCTATATAGCCATAGAACTTATCTGTTaagattaaacaaaaaaaaaaaaaaaaacattgtttTCTTGAAGTTTGACCTAAGATCTTATCTTTTAGAAGGTAATTCCTTctagtttatatatataaaaagtatttttggaGATTGGATTTATTTACAAGTAGACTAACCTTTAGACGAGCTCTTAAAGCCAGGTATAAAACTGAAGTGTATTGGCAGCAAAGTTGGTACTTAGGTCATAGATCCCTCTTCAGAAAAACTTGGTTGCATCCATAGAAGTTAGAGCCTGCTAACAGAATTGTCATCACCCCAAGCATGACAAGTTTTGGAAGATTGGAAAATGTTTTGACGCTGTTGAGAGCAGAGGAGGCAAAGGAAGAATAGAATACTTCTACAACTTATTTAAGGTTCTTGATGCATACTTTTTACTGGGTGCATCCGTGCATTAAAGAATGAGCCTTAAAACAAATAACTTTATGAACTGCAGATATAAAAGCAAAGAAACATACCTCCCTAAGATATACACATGTCCATCACTACCGCATCATGTTTCTCCACTTGTCCTTCAAATCAACCTGATAAAACCATTGCAGTTGTACTTAATGCTTAAgtcaagaaaaaaaaaggcaaatCACTTTGGAGCATTGATTACATACTGCTTGTCTATGTTCAAATACATTACTGTAAAAACTTTGAATTGTTTTCCAATTTCCTGCACCAAACCTGTATAAGATAATATGGTTAATAGGAAAACAAAACCGCTCATGATGTACAAAACTGTTGACTAAATCAAATAGTTTTCAATTTCATGTATAACTAACATTCAAGACAGTTCACCCTGCTCTTTTTGGTTTGACTAGTTTAGAGCTAACACATACATTTGTACACCAGTCCTTAGTGTCTCCTCTTCTAATGAAGACCATTTTCTATTCTTCCTTCTTGGCTGCATTCCATCGGGCATGTTTTCTATTGAATCATTCCACTGCAAAGATAAAGAAATAACTAAGATGCCAATGCAAATATATAAACAAGTACAAACTGAATGCCTAAACCAAGCAggcaaaaaaatattatatatatataaagcatcTTGTTGTGTAAAAAACAGTCTTTGATAGTCCACATCTGCAGAACCCAAAGTTCACTGCATCAGATGTTGGTAATCCTCTTAGAGGATAAACTAGCTCCAGGCGTAAGCAAACATTTTCTTtctcattaaaaaaaagttactttGAATAAGATACCACCCTTATGATCTATGCTCTTAGTTTAATGCAGATAACAAAGACATGATTACCTCATAAGTTTGAGAAGTACCACTCGGCTCCATCAATTTGGGTCTTTTATGAGCAGTTTTGTTCAGCTCAATTGAATTGGGACGTTCAGCTTTAACTCTACTATGATGAACAGAAGGCGACTTCTTGTGCTCGGCATCTTTAGGTTGATAAGGAAAAATAGTCCTGCAAGTATTTGAGTTTCGTACATCTACATCTCCGCTATGGTTTTCCATTGGCTGTTCATGATTTGTGCCTTTCCGTGCAAGTTTAGATCTATCATGATTTGTATCATTTTTTCTCCATGATCTTTCTGTCCCCAATTCCTCAGCAGTAGACATTTTAACTCCTCTACTGCATCTACGAAATGCAGGCGGCTTGCGTTGAAGTTGAGGACTGCCTCTTGCTAATGAAGACATAACATAGTACAcgtgtaaataacaaagaaaaggtGTAAGATAGCCAATCATGAACAGCGTTATAAATTGCATAATTGTCTCTTGTTTTCAACAATGAGCAAACCCATTCATTtgttaaaacaaaatttaagttCAAATTGACCCTGATTGAAAATAGTCCTCTGGTAAGTGGTAAGCAAGAGTAAATGAGTAAAAACAGATAACAACATAGTCCCACTTGGTAATAACAACACCGGAAAAGGTAAAAGCATAAACCAAGTAAGGGAAGCATTTGCGCCAATTCACATTTAGTAACTTCATATTTAGGCCAATTCACAAGTTTCTCTTCAATTGGAGAGAGCGAGTGGCTAAATTATCATTTCTAGAGCACTAAATATCTATGTGTATCCTTATTTAAACAAGCAATAACAGACGAATTAACATAAACATTTTAAAAACTCTTGCAAGAAGGGACACCAAAACTGTACATCAATCGAGCTTTAGCTTACTAGATAGGGTTGGCACTGCCCTACACGAAAATTCAGTCTCACAATTGACCTAAGAAAAACTACTTGAACTGCACTCCATATGCCATACCATAGACCATTAGGACTTGAAACAATAAAACACATAGCACTATTGTGCATTGTACTTGTACACTAATaaccaaaacacaaaaaatttgcAAGGAACAGGTCCAagacaattaaagaaaaatcatTAACATCAAAATCCGCTAAATAGAACaaacctttcttcttctttgcatGCTCCTGGGTTCCATCAACAGAACCTTCAGCTCTCTTCACCTCAACACCGTCCATGCAACGTGAACCATCATTGTCTCCGTCACCATTGTCATCAACACCATGATCCCTTGCCTGTTCAGCACCAGAGGCATTTCTGCAAACACCTGTGGTACACCCTGCCACTATAGTCTCCGGCACCGGATTCAAAATCACATTCGGCAATCCTTTCCCCTTGCCCTTCGTCTTTACCTTGTTCTTTGTCATTTCTGCTACCGATTCAAGAAAAGAAGGACCCATTGTTTCCCACACTTCCTGCAGATAAAACCTAACTTCAGTAAACGCGTCGTTTCGGGTATTCAACTCCTTCAACCTATCAGAAACTCTAGTGTCAAAAAGTGCGGCCTCAATGTCGTCCCTCCATCGCGCAGTCTCGTCGAAGAACAGCTCGCTCTGGCGCTGCTCCAACTCCTCCACGCGGCCGCGCCAGATACGCGTCACCGCGGATAAGTACTTACCGCTGGTGGTGCCGTCGTCGGAGGCGGCGAGGTACTTGACGGTGCACTCGACGGCGACGGCGCAGTAGGCTCTGCGCATGGAATCGATGATCGGAACGGCGTCGTTTCGGTCAATCGCTTCGATTTGCTCCAG
This window contains:
- the LOC112719886 gene encoding uncharacterized protein isoform X3 codes for the protein MDPDIARWVAEFHLRSSAPDSLVSKILKVLNLSGADPNLKKTLHLRTLRSQLCNASITETALEILEQIEAIDRNDAVPIIDSMRRAYCAVAVECTVKYLAASDDGTTSGKYLSAVTRIWRGRVEELEQRQSELFFDETARWRDDIEAALFDTRVSDRLKELNTRNDAFTEVRFYLQEVWETMGPSFLESVAEMTKNKVKTKGKGKGLPNVILNPVPETIVAGCTTGVCRNASGAEQARDHGVDDNGDGDNDGSRCMDGVEVKRAEGSVDGTQEHAKKKKARGSPQLQRKPPAFRRCSRGVKMSTAEELGTERSWRKNDTNHDRSKLARKGTNHEQPMENHSGDVDVRNSNTCRTIFPYQPKDAEHKKSPSVHHSRVKAERPNSIELNKTAHKRPKLMEPSGTSQTYEWNDSIENMPDGMQPRRKNRKWSSLEEETLRTGVQMLI
- the LOC112719886 gene encoding uncharacterized protein isoform X2, with the translated sequence MDPDIARWVAEFHLRSSAPDSLVSKILKVLNLSGADPNLKKTLHLRTLRSQLCNASITETALEILEQIEAIDRNDAVPIIDSMRRAYCAVAVECTVKYLAASDDGTTSGKYLSAVTRIWRGRVEELEQRQSELFFDETARWRDDIEAALFDTRVSDRLKELNTRNDAFTEVRFYLQEVWETMGPSFLESVAEMTKNKVKTKGKGKGLPNVILNPVPETIVAGCTTGVCRNASGAEQARDHGVDDNGDGDNDGSRCMDGVEVKRAEGSVDGTQEHAKKKKARGSPQLQRKPPAFRRCSRGVKMSTAEELGTERSWRKNDTNHDRSKLARKGTNHEQPMENHSGDVDVRNSNTCRTIFPYQPKDAEHKKSPSVHHSRVKAERPNSIELNKTAHKRPKLMEPSGTSQTYEWNDSIENMPDGMQPRRKNRKWSSLEEETLRTGVQMYVLALN
- the LOC112719886 gene encoding uncharacterized protein isoform X1, whose product is MDPDIARWVAEFHLRSSAPDSLVSKILKVLNLSGADPNLKKTLHLRTLRSQLCNASITETALEILEQIEAIDRNDAVPIIDSMRRAYCAVAVECTVKYLAASDDGTTSGKYLSAVTRIWRGRVEELEQRQSELFFDETARWRDDIEAALFDTRVSDRLKELNTRNDAFTEVRFYLQEVWETMGPSFLESVAEMTKNKVKTKGKGKGLPNVILNPVPETIVAGCTTGVCRNASGAEQARDHGVDDNGDGDNDGSRCMDGVEVKRAEGSVDGTQEHAKKKKARGSPQLQRKPPAFRRCSRGVKMSTAEELGTERSWRKNDTNHDRSKLARKGTNHEQPMENHSGDVDVRNSNTCRTIFPYQPKDAEHKKSPSVHHSRVKAERPNSIELNKTAHKRPKLMEPSGTSQTYEWNDSIENMPDGMQPRRKNRKWSSLEEETLRTGVQMFGAGNWKTIQSFYSNVFEHRQAVDLKDKWRNMMR